atggatatggaagtgttcagtctgttcctttggtatcattctcaacagatacccgaattgtcttcttgtactggtcggtcatttgacttaaccgaatggcttttggtatgagcgatgtaaccggacttcttccggttattcctttgccttgtggctgatcggctgtttgatatttccggttttaagctttggctgatcctttctttgtgcggtcaagttccaggtattcttggtcggtttactagcttgaccggttagttttctttagccggttcttttgtttatccgttccggttccttgttcctgcatggaaagtttatttaagttaggtttatttgaaccggtctgattttatctaacactttcattataaccaacctCCCATACTCTCTCTTTGTTGTCCTGTTTTCCTGCAttctattttacaaaaatttatgCAGGATCTGTTGATTTTACATTGCTTTCCTCATTCTTTTCTTGGATAACTTCATCAACTATCCTCTCAATCTCTTTTTCTGCAACATTcttaatttttccaaaataaacTCTCTTActtgtttagatttattacttttgttcttccccttcccatgatgacaaaaatagaataatagaACAAATAAACCCTAAGAGATGATCAAAGATAAACTACAATCGAGGAAAAATTCTAGCGGTGCTAACAAATGCACAAGAAACCCTAGATTAGAAACACTTAATGGCTGACTTACGGCGTATGACTATATCGTGCCGCAAATGCCGTGTTGTCTGTGCCGATTGCGCTTCCTTTAATCAATGGTGATTACGATGTTGATTTGATGACTTACGACGCAAAACAAATCGTGCCACCCGAACACtattatattatgtattattatattagtcaatatttttaatatattgaattatataatttgatatatattaaataaaaaataattaaaataaatactaatatttttttaagattgtatattaaattattaatttataattggtAATATGATCCATGagaaaaaagtttattttaattgtagatcgaaaaaaatagaaaacataatacaactatatatattgcaataatttaataaaatttagaaagtGTAATTCCGGAAATTCCTTGTCTGAAAAAGTTCGAAATTCTAGAAATTTTAACCTCGTTTGTGtgtcaatttttttcaataaaatattattttaaaagatttataaaattatgtttttgataataattaatttttgtgataaatttaaataatatttttaaatttaaaataattaaattataattttattataaaaaatttctgtattttaaattaatttaaaataattaattaaaaaaattatttatttgatgaaagaatggttaattgatttttaatttaaaatcaataaatattttgtttacgtatataaacttatatttgattatagatatttttaaatttggctTTTGGTGATACTCAGGAAAGATTTTCAGTACCCCCAACCCACATTAAGAACtatttactttataaaattgtGGTTTTGAAAAAATAGTTGTATTACGTTTtacttaaccaattattcttcaagTCCTAAGCATGCATAAAACATtagaattcaaaaataaatcaaaatagggcctttatcaaaatatttatttataaaaatattttaaaattgttttctaatttttttttgttatttagaaaatggtttaggcttttaatttaaaaacaaacaatttttaaaattaaaatttcaaacaaatgaaccCCAGGACAATTCCTCTCGAGGCTAAGACCTCTCGGTCGGATGTGGGGAGTTCTCGATCGAGGTGTGGGAGTTCTCGCTCGAAGCTAGAAATTTTCGGTCGAATACAGGGGAGTCCTTAGTCGAGGCTAATATCTCTCGGTCCGATGTCGGAGCTCTAAATCGGGACTATaaatcctcggtcgggtgtAGAAGATTCCTCAATTGAGGCTAAGACCTCTTGGTTTGATAGGAGGatctctcggtcgaggtgcgggGAGTTCTCTGTCGGGGCTAGAAATTCTTAGTCGAGAACCATGCAACACTTATTTTCTCGATCAGGTGCAGGGGAGGGTTGGATTTTCTCGATCGGAAATTGAACCCTGGTCGAACCCTCGGTCGAATGTTAAGAACATCAAAGTGCAGGTTTGATGTTTTTGACTAGGGTCTTAATCATTGATCTAAAGGCATGAGGAGGTTCGTTTAGTCCCGATGATCATATATAATATCATCCCGGTGCATCATTCGATCGAGATGATGTtccatttgttcaaacaatttcttGAATAAAACTTgtgtttttgattttaagaGTTTAATAGGCTATAAGAAACTTGTCAATagtttctttatatattatatgatagaatgaaatcaaaacatgaacactcCTATTCATTTTatgattttgtattaattttaattattttaaattttatttattcaaaataattttttctagtATAAagataacaattaaattaacaaatataaatatttaaatttttttagtatttaaaattttaaaatttgttcaatattatctaaaacttatattataaaataatacattaacaCCATTATACActtgtatattaattatattaattaataaattcaatatattgaattatataatttaatatgataaatattaaataaaaataaatattaatattttttaatttatatataaaattataatattttaacttaatatatatatataaataaatgagagactgaatacatatttttatttttaattattgattattattttttatattttataattagtttatatataattatatttttattttatatatttaaaattaatctaaggAAAAAGAAATAGtcttgagtttgaaaatatgttatacttgtaataatataataaaaataatagagagAATTGGAGGGaggaaattaaaaagaaaatgacggtcaatatgatttttctttttccctttcactaaatttattcattattggctaaaaaatgagaaaagatCGCACATTATTTATTCTCTAGCCTATTCCACTAATTTTTCTcctttttatcatatttttttatttattatagtaatttattaaatttataataataaattgacttttttcgtatttttctaaaaataacttattaaaaaaaattatttttgaaatatacttaaatttaataaattttaatatattaaatcaaagaattaaaaattatacgtgaaataatttaaattataaaattatatataaataaaataaataaataaattcaaatattatattaggagagagaagATGTACGCATGCAAATTAATGAATACATGTCGGTTTTGAAGATGGTCGTATTGAGGGAGAGATACAATATGtgacaattaaaatatatttttttaaataaaaaaattaaatcaggttgctaactaaaataaaaatgattttatataataatattaataataaaaaaataaaatatataattctcgATAACAACAAAAAGAATGTCCTTAAAAAGtacttttcttttaataataaaatacttttcttttaataattaaatatgattaatcatatattcttatattgttattaagtgatttataatttttaataattaaacttattaatagcactaattcattttcaattacttattttatttaattagactatgtagtgatttataatttttctttttagttctaatttcttatttaactagactaattttttttttctaaaaataaaaatattataaataattaaatatataattataaataaatgattatataagTACTAGTTATCATTCTAAAAAACGCAAAACCCTAATCATTTTCTCTGCCGCACTCTTCTTCTTCGTATCTTCTATTTTCCTTATCTTTTcttataagttaatttttattcttttatgttCTTTTATCGCCATTGATTGATCTCGTTTGTTTCTTAGTCACAAAGAACttttgatttgatatatttgcAGATAATAAGCATACCTCTTGCAAACTCTATCACATAAgctattttgttttgttttccttAATGCACGTGAACTATCATTACAGATATGTAATCATTACAGATATGTAAGATGTATAAGATTATAGACTAAAACTCTCTATAATCTTACAGATCTATCTTACAGATCTGAAgtcaaattgtttatttttatgatttactATACTTTTGTTTATGGTTGGTTGGTTTTACGATTACTTATTTGActtattaataaagttttttttaaatgattacatatttcaaattttacttGCCATTTGAATGGCTATATTTTGAGATTCTATCTACTTCCttatcaatgaaaaaatatcTCTCATATTTCATAGGCATAaggttattttaaaagaaaaattaggtgatatataatataatatataggtTTTATTCTTGAATTTATTGCTACtctatttgttttgttgtaTGGCAAGTTTAGTAGGCAGAATGATAGGAGAAAACCAAATATTTGATAAGCAGATTTATTTGTAAAtctttttgtcaaatttccaTTTGTGACATTTctgaaaaaacatataaaattgtGGAAATAATACTTACTTTTGAGTTTGGAAATAATACCAACGTAACATGTAGAATGTCTTCCATCCATGTTATTAAGAAAGTGAGTCGTGATATCATTATTTTCCGGTCTTCTTTGTTTTGAAATCTCTTTGCGATCGCTTTCAAACTTCACTAAACGGAAATTCATATTGAAGATTGTTATTAAACTAAGAAGGCCTGAAAATAATGAATTCGTGACTCACTTCCTTGCTAACATGGATGATGaaagacatttattttaatttctaaacaaACATTGTATGTTTCTGGAGTAATGGAAGATGATGTTTCCAAGGTTATTAATATGTCATCGGAGAATTGTGATTTTTTACCATAATGGAGTGTCTTGGTCATAATATCCTAAGATGTACAATGATGAGTTATCTATTCCGACTTGGAGATATTATTAGTAGGTCAAAACATCTCAATTGAGATCATCAAGTCTCCAGATGTTCTAGATGCAGCTATGAATATTGGCTTTTCTGCATGATTTTGATCCAGCCGAGCTTTACAATCTGTTTGAGATGAGGTCGAGCTTTACAATCTGTTTGAGATGATTGTGGTGGAACCGTGCTGCAATTATCTGAAATCCTTTCCTTTTCAGAAAAGGTTCTTGTCAGTAAGATCCTTAACAATATTGATCAACTCAGGAAAGCTCTTATGGAGCGTTTTGCCGAGCTGCTATACTAGAAAAGGCTGGTGAAAATAATGCAGCTCAGAATCAGGCTGGTTGATGATATCAACAACTTGTAAATTGAAAGGTATATTTTGAGACTAGTGTTTATcttgttttcaaatgaataacAAAGAAAAGTGACCGGGTTTAAAAAGTTCATCACATCAAAAAAGAAGCCCATGAAACTATACAATCAAGGAGGAAGAATTATTGTTCATCTTAGTGTGTGAATTGTTATAactgattttatatttattattattattattttatttttttgttgttaattTTGAGTTATGAAAGTTGAATATTTAACAAGAGGCTGACAACCAAGATATCACGTTCTACTTTATTAAGTTTCAAAACAAATACACATAGATGTTTAGTCAAATTGGAAGGCAAGCACTTAATTATCAAACTGTCATTTTATCAACACTATCTATCCAAACATACACTAAAGTCAtatacaaaccattagactctTAGAATTATGCACATCAGgttaaaattgaaatcaaacaCATATAACATTGCTGTGCACTCAAGAACTCAATAACAGACCCTCAACATTTGGAAATACCcctaatgatttaatttttatttttttgaaaaacgacttatcggcattttattaaaaaatcccaaaaaaaggagaaaaatatGTTCCGTCTATCTTTCTAACAACCTATAAAGATAAAACCatagtttaaaagaaaaaaaacaaacaatccAAATAACAAGTTCATGACTTTAACaagtgaattataaaaaaaacataataaactCTTATCTcgctttaaattttttaaaagaagtgACTTCCTCGTAtgatatcttccaatcccaaAAAAGATTCCATGCGCCTTCGCCTTCGGGGATCCTCCTCCATGTCCTCATAAATTCCCCGCAATCAAATACAATATCACTCCAAACTTGGTCAATATTTCGACGCACTCTTCCGAACAGCAGTGCGTTACTTTCGGCCCAAACATGATACACGATAGAGGCAAAATTGTACTTAAAAATGTTTGCTGGAAATTTATTTGCCTTAGTTCTATCTTGGGCAGCAACTATAATTTCCTCCCACGCCTCCGACATCGCCGAAGTGAACTTATTCCACACATGCTTTGTAAACGGACAACCCCCGAGTAAGTGATCAATCGACTCCACATTTCCATCACAAAGTAAGAAACTAGCATCTGGAATGTCCATGTAAACTTGAATTCGATCCCGAGTACTAAGTCTTCTATGGAAAGCCAACCAAAGAATGAAACGATGCATCAGGATGACTTTAGAAGACCAAACAAGAGCTTCTCAATTAACAACTTGACTTCTTTCCCTTATGACATTACAAATCTTGTTAGACTTTAACTTTCCATCCTCTTCGGCATTCCACAAATGAACATCAGCCCTATTGTTCAATTGGATACCACTCAAATGATCAAATACTCTTCTTCCCTTCGGTGTCCGCCTAATAATAGAATTCCAAAGCCCAACGTGTATATCTTTAACCGTGGAAGCCACATAATCTCTCCTAATCCTCATCCCTCAAAACTCTTCTCTATCAATAAGTGACGACTCTCAAACCACGGATCATGCCAAAAGAGAGTACCTCATCCATCCCCGAGTCGAGTGTCAAAGATTGAAGCAACACTATTTTTCAATTTCAGAATCTTCTTTAAAGACCATGACATTTCATCCTTCACTTTGCTTGTCCATATATAAGTTCGCTTTTCATGAACCTTGAGTGAACCTATTTAACTCACAGCGACTCTTTCTTTCTTTGGATCGCCCATAAGTGCTTATATGTGACAACTTTGTTCCACTTCATGCAATTCCAAAAACTGATTACCCCTTCACTTTTTGGCATGCATACATCGGTCTAATTAACCTTCTTACCAGCGGCCTTAGCTGCcccaaataaaattatgtatcaAGGTCTCAAGCTCTTTCATAAGAATCATAACTTTCTTCGAGAGGACAATCTGTTGAGACCAATAGCCAATGAATCCCATAACAATGTTATCCACCAATTCAATTATGCCCGCATAAGAAAGCTTTTTCACCGCCCATACCATGATAACGTTCTTGACTTTCTTTATGAGCGGTCTACAATGAACAATCTGAATTTGTCTAGCCGTTAATGGAATCCCCAAATACTGAATCGGAAATAAACACTCGCTAATGCCCatattgttttgaatttgcacctttgtatcatcatcatcaccaccGTAAAATACCGAAATCTTATCCTCGTTAATCATTAAACCTGTAATATCAAAAAAGTAATTAAGTGCACCTTCAATAGTGTTAATAGTATCAACATCAGCGTGCGCAAGTAAAAATAGGTGATCCGCAAAACATAGATGTGTAATCCTCTCCTCCTCGCAGAAATGGTGAAATCTATAATGGCAGTTCTTTCGGAATATTGTTAAGACACTCTGTAAGACCTCCATGATCAATAAGaagataaaagaagagagaGGGTCCCCCTGCCTCACTCTATTTTCACCCTTAAAGTAGCCACCATGTACGccaggtcaattgagatttgaTAATTGGTTTGGTCGAGGGATAAAaggtgtgtgaggtcacgatatgatATGTGAATTgtgatttggtggttggtttggaggagggataagaggtgtgtgaggtcacgatatgagaGGTGAATGATTTACAACTTCAAGTAAGTTCTCTGGATTAATCTCAAGATTGATATTGCATATTGCATAAGGGGTAAGGGGTGTGTGaaaaaatgtgaggtcacaaAGATGATAGGTCGATTGTGAATTGATTGTTGGTTTGGTCGAGAGATAAGATATGTGTGAGATCACGATATGAGGATGAATTgtgatttggtggttggtttggtggagggataagaggtgtgtgaggtcacgatatgagaGTGAATTGTGATTGGTTGTTGGTTTGTCGAATTGGGGTAGAAGAGGCCGCGATAAGGGATTAAAATGTTGGCAATAGTGTGTAAAGTAACCTAGCATTACTTTAGATAAGAGCGAAAGGAATGACTTACTACTTCAAGTAAATTCTCTTGATTGATCACAAGAATCACATTGCATATTTCTTATCTCTTTTTGTAGTCCTCATTAACTCATTTGTGTAAAAGTGTATAAAGAAGTCTAGCGTTACTTAACAAAATTGATAACTTACAATTCAAGTAAGTTCTTGGGATCGATCTATCATGACTAACAAAATAAAGAGTGTAATTGATTTGAATCCTACTAAGaagaaatttgtttttcataatgGAAGAAGCATAAGATATGTCTCCCGTTTCAAATGAGTTAGTGACGACTACACAAAGACAGAGACAATATGCAATGTCAATTTTAAGATCTATAAATCTTATGACATAGTGAGATGTGACAGTTTTCGTGGTGCTCTAAAGTGATATTTgtagttaaaaatataagaatatatgaATTGAGATGTGTATTTGACTGTAGTATGAAAATGTGAGGTATGATGAGAGATTGTTTGGATTTTGGTGGTTTACCGAATTGGGGTCAAAGAGGTCGCGAATTAGCCTAGTATTACTTTAGATTAGAGTTAAGTGAATGACTTGCAACTTCAAATAAATTCTCTAGATCGATCTATCATGACTAATAAAATAAAGGgtgtaattaatttgatttctaCTAAGAAGAAATATGTTTTCCTTAATAGAAGAAGCGTATGATATGTCTCTCATTTTAAATGTGTTGGTTACACAAAGACAGTCAATATGGAATGTAAATCTTGAGATCTAGAAAATTTATGGCGTGGTGAGATGGGACATTTTTCGTGGTGCTCTAAAGTGATattgatgttaaaaatatgtgaattaaGATGTATATTTGACCGAAGTATGAAAGTATGAGTATGAGATGAGAGATGTTTGGATTGTGGTGGTTCGCCGAATTGGGGTAAAATATGTTGCAataatgatatgagatggttgTGGTGCAAAATACTCGAAGTGAGGTAtagagattagtaatatgagaggtgCATTAGAAAACAAAGAATATTGGtgattaaatatgtgaatgtaTTTGTTGGTTGACCAAAGTTTGAAAGTGAGGTTCATTAGGAAACAAAgtatattggtggttaaatatgtTACGATGACGATGATGATTACGCCGGTGATGATAATAGAGAGATGAATATCGTATATTTCAATGTATACATATgttgtattttatattcaatttgttatatacgataatttttaaagtaaaaactTTTTAGAGTTACTTTAAAACtgaaatagtttatttttgaatatttttagataaacaATCGAGAATTAATAACAATGATAATCAAACTGACGATGACGAgtatgaagaaaatgtaaaatttattaatccTTCCAAACGCAATGGATTGTACTAATAAACATAACAaagttaactaaaaaaaataaaataaagaatataaatttattcaaaatttgtttACTTCTTAATTTCTCTTAATTCTTGCCAAAATCAACAATAGTTTGTTCCAAATTTATCaagatatttgattttatatattttcggtaatatttaaagaataataattaattttacctGTTTTATCTTATCTATACAGCTGCTGAATTAATTACCCAACAACAATCTGtgaaattaatttacaaaagttataacataatatatatttatataaatttttatttttttattaaattaataaaacctTACTAGTTACGAACAAAAGTAACCAAATCTCCATCGTATCCTTTTTTTCTTCGGTACAATTACACTcctgaaaataaatgttataaataaatataaattattttatttattttaacttattatcaataaaattaaataaataatttcaaagaaaaattatattattattctcatccttttttttattctagtacccccaaactaaaattaattttcatgttaataaataattgtgtacTTGCTATTAACCAAAggaaacatataaatatatatatatatat
This is a stretch of genomic DNA from Impatiens glandulifera chromosome 4, dImpGla2.1, whole genome shotgun sequence. It encodes these proteins:
- the LOC124934979 gene encoding uncharacterized protein LOC124934979; this encodes MEVLQSVLTIFRKNCHYRFHHFCEEERITHLCFADHLFLLAHADVDTINTIEGALNYFFDITGLMINEDKISVFYGGDDDDTKVQIQNNMGISECLFPIQYLGIPLTARQIQIVHCRPLIKKVKNVIMVWAVKKLSYAGIIELVDNIVMGFIGYWSQQIVLSKKVMILMKELETLIHNFIWGS